One region of Roseovarius faecimaris genomic DNA includes:
- a CDS encoding SDR family NAD(P)-dependent oxidoreductase, translated as MLLENKVAFVTGAGSGIGAAGAVAMARQGAQVVVSDRDGAAARQVVDGILSEGHTAEALTLDVTDDDAVETALQRTVATKGRLDILHSHAGLQVEGKLEEVAVADMDASWALNVRAHFVAAKAAIAPMRAQGGGSIIITSSNSGVQYDREMIAYATTKHAVLAMTRQIAADYARENIRVNALCPGFIDTPFNRGFEVQMGGRDRLEAYIRDAVPMGRFGTVEEIAEGIVFLASDQSSFMTGHALVIDGGECI; from the coding sequence ATGCTGCTCGAGAACAAAGTCGCCTTCGTCACCGGTGCCGGTTCCGGTATTGGCGCCGCCGGTGCCGTGGCGATGGCCCGTCAGGGCGCACAAGTTGTGGTCAGCGACCGGGATGGTGCCGCGGCCAGGCAAGTCGTGGACGGCATTCTGTCCGAAGGTCACACAGCCGAGGCTTTGACGCTGGATGTGACCGACGATGACGCCGTTGAGACCGCCCTGCAACGCACCGTCGCAACAAAGGGACGGCTCGATATCCTGCACTCACACGCGGGCCTTCAGGTCGAAGGCAAGCTTGAAGAGGTTGCCGTGGCGGATATGGATGCGTCCTGGGCGCTCAACGTACGGGCGCATTTCGTGGCGGCAAAGGCTGCGATTGCGCCGATGCGCGCACAGGGCGGCGGCAGTATCATCATAACGTCCTCGAACTCGGGTGTTCAGTACGACCGCGAGATGATTGCCTATGCCACGACCAAGCATGCCGTGCTCGCCATGACACGCCAGATAGCGGCCGACTACGCCCGCGAGAACATCCGGGTCAACGCCCTGTGCCCGGGCTTCATCGACACGCCTTTCAACCGTGGCTTCGAAGTTCAGATGGGCGGGCGAGACAGGCTCGAGGCCTATATTCGCGATGCCGTCCCCATGGGGCGGTTTGGCACTGTCGAGGAAATCGCGGAGGGCATCGTCTTTCTCGCGTCGGACCAGTCGTCTTTCATGACCGGGCACGCACTGGTGATTGATGGCGGAGAATGCATTTGA
- a CDS encoding helix-turn-helix transcriptional regulator, with the protein MDWNAQVAQMIEDLETPAFGQALSNALQSIVDFDFTVIFGYVSASVPLALYNDFPEDRRILHVDEYLEGPYLLDPFFLAAGGSVSPGLWRLSEIAPDRFYQGEYFRSYYGQTGLAEEIGYLVRVRKDLMIVVSLMRKSRRFSKPEFKALKAVWPVVDACCRRNWQMAAKESAGAAPELERKIEFAFRSIGQGILTPREREVVEHTLRGHSADAVGKLLGISSGTVRIHRRNIYSKLRINSQGELFSAFLEAITDGQTID; encoded by the coding sequence ATGGACTGGAACGCGCAAGTTGCTCAGATGATTGAGGATCTGGAAACGCCAGCCTTCGGGCAGGCGCTGTCCAATGCGTTGCAGTCGATTGTCGATTTCGATTTCACCGTGATCTTCGGCTATGTCAGCGCGTCGGTTCCGCTGGCCCTCTACAACGATTTTCCCGAAGACCGGCGAATCTTGCATGTGGACGAATATCTTGAGGGGCCGTACCTGCTCGATCCGTTTTTTTTGGCGGCCGGGGGCAGTGTTTCACCCGGCCTGTGGCGCCTGAGCGAAATTGCGCCCGACCGGTTTTACCAGGGGGAGTATTTTCGCAGCTATTACGGGCAGACCGGCCTTGCGGAAGAAATCGGCTATCTTGTCCGGGTGCGAAAGGACTTGATGATCGTCGTGTCGCTTATGCGTAAATCCCGGCGGTTCAGCAAACCCGAATTCAAGGCGTTGAAAGCGGTCTGGCCCGTGGTTGACGCCTGCTGTCGGCGCAACTGGCAGATGGCCGCGAAGGAGAGCGCGGGCGCAGCACCGGAACTTGAACGGAAAATCGAGTTTGCCTTTCGCAGCATAGGGCAGGGGATCCTGACCCCGCGGGAGCGCGAGGTTGTTGAACATACCCTGCGTGGCCATTCCGCCGACGCGGTGGGCAAGCTTCTCGGCATCTCGTCCGGCACCGTCCGCATTCATCGCCGGAATATCTATTCAAAGCTGCGGATCAATTCGCAGGGCGAGCTTTTTTCCGCCTTCCTCGAAGCGATTACCGACGGACAAACCATCGACTGA
- a CDS encoding NmrA family NAD(P)-binding protein, with translation MQTQPILVVGATGKTGSRVVSRLEDMGTAVRRGSRNSDIPFDWETPATWAPALSGVSKAYVTYFPDLAFPGAVETLEAFTKVAAASALKHIVLLSGRGEHHARMGEEVVRASGIPFTIVRAAWFAQNFSEGYLRDPILAGVLPMPGGEIAEPIIDIDDIADVVVAALTEDGHQGELYEVTGPRLMTFAEMAGVLSQATGRPIQHVPISFDDFHANVAASGGDFVADVFTAIARETLDGRNAQIADGVERALGRKPRDFSAFAAAAASRGVWNTAA, from the coding sequence ATGCAAACTCAACCCATTCTTGTCGTCGGCGCAACCGGTAAAACCGGGTCGCGCGTTGTGTCCAGGCTCGAAGACATGGGCACCGCCGTCCGTCGCGGCTCGCGCAACTCTGACATCCCCTTCGATTGGGAAACCCCGGCTACCTGGGCGCCCGCCCTCAGCGGCGTGTCGAAAGCCTATGTCACATACTTCCCGGACCTGGCTTTTCCCGGCGCTGTCGAAACGCTCGAAGCCTTCACGAAGGTTGCAGCGGCCAGCGCTCTGAAACACATCGTCCTGTTGTCCGGTCGGGGCGAACATCATGCACGCATGGGCGAAGAGGTGGTACGCGCTTCGGGCATCCCGTTCACCATCGTCCGTGCGGCCTGGTTCGCGCAAAACTTCAGCGAAGGCTATCTGCGCGATCCGATCCTGGCAGGTGTTTTGCCGATGCCGGGCGGTGAGATTGCCGAGCCCATTATCGACATCGACGATATTGCCGACGTCGTCGTTGCCGCCCTCACCGAAGACGGACACCAAGGCGAACTCTATGAGGTGACCGGCCCCCGCCTGATGACATTCGCCGAAATGGCCGGTGTGTTGTCACAGGCCACAGGCCGCCCCATCCAGCATGTGCCCATCAGCTTCGATGACTTCCATGCGAATGTTGCCGCGTCGGGCGGCGACTTTGTGGCCGATGTCTTCACCGCGATCGCACGCGAGACGCTCGACGGACGAAATGCACAGATAGCCGATGGTGTGGAGCGTGCCCTTGGCCGCAAGCCCCGCGACTTTTCCGCCTTTGCCGCCGCGGCAGCGTCCCGCGGCGTCTGGAACACGGCCGCCTGA
- a CDS encoding ABC transporter ATP-binding protein, with amino-acid sequence MQPDTSKPVAELESVSKIYGDVIAVDDMNLAIAPGEFLSFLGPSGCGKTTALRMLAGFETPTVGTVRIDGQDMSGQEAYRRPVNMVFQSYALFPHLTVGGNIGYGLKQQRPKLDKATISEKVARALDVVRLSGFADRRIWEMSGGQQQRVALARAIVNEPKLLLLDEPLAALDRKLRKEMQIELQDLQRQLGITFVLVTHDQEEALSLSDRICVMREGRIVQIGTPQQLYDSPKSRYVADFVGTSNFFDGKIQSTSGTTAAIALGDGLTYNARLSGPVQPGDTACLSIRPEQIHIRRVESDGAIPGRILNRIFLGEHTEYLIRSETLGNIAVLAPRQSDQGLGDLSTNDNVWLQWASEAALILEND; translated from the coding sequence ATGCAACCGGATACATCCAAGCCGGTTGCAGAGCTGGAGTCGGTTTCGAAAATCTACGGCGATGTGATCGCGGTTGACGATATGAACCTCGCAATCGCTCCGGGGGAGTTCTTGTCGTTTCTCGGGCCCTCGGGCTGTGGCAAGACGACGGCGCTCAGAATGCTCGCGGGGTTCGAAACGCCGACCGTAGGCACGGTGCGTATCGACGGGCAGGATATGTCCGGTCAGGAGGCCTATCGCCGCCCGGTGAACATGGTGTTCCAGAGCTACGCCCTGTTCCCGCATCTGACCGTGGGCGGCAATATCGGCTATGGGCTGAAACAGCAGCGGCCGAAACTCGACAAGGCGACGATCAGTGAAAAAGTCGCCCGGGCGCTCGACGTCGTACGTCTCTCCGGTTTCGCGGATCGGCGCATCTGGGAAATGTCCGGCGGCCAGCAGCAGCGCGTCGCTCTTGCGCGGGCCATCGTGAACGAGCCTAAGCTTCTCTTGCTGGACGAACCGCTCGCCGCGCTCGATCGCAAGTTGCGCAAAGAAATGCAGATCGAGCTCCAGGACCTGCAGCGACAGCTTGGCATTACATTCGTGCTGGTGACGCATGATCAGGAAGAAGCGCTTTCGCTAAGCGACCGCATCTGCGTTATGCGCGAGGGCCGGATCGTCCAGATCGGCACGCCGCAACAGCTCTATGACAGCCCGAAATCCCGCTATGTCGCTGATTTCGTGGGCACATCCAACTTCTTTGACGGAAAAATCCAGAGCACAAGCGGAACAACGGCCGCCATCGCGCTCGGGGATGGTCTCACTTATAACGCGCGGCTCAGCGGCCCGGTGCAGCCCGGTGATACGGCCTGCCTGAGCATCAGGCCCGAACAGATCCACATCCGCCGTGTCGAAAGCGATGGTGCGATCCCCGGCAGGATCCTCAACCGCATCTTTCTGGGCGAACATACGGAATACCTCATCCGCAGCGAAACCTTGGGAAACATCGCCGTGCTCGCCCCGCGCCAGTCGGATCAGGGGCTCGGCGATCTGAGCACGAACGACAATGTGTGGCTGCAATGGGCCTCGGAGGCCGCCCTCATCCTAGAAAACGATTAA
- a CDS encoding ABC transporter substrate-binding protein: MSLKTSPLYLPSRRPATITRRSFMQTSLAACSATAVGLVSASRAATASPVKGGHFRFGFGHGSTTDVLDPGKVLNGLLSATHYAVTNTLTEVDTDGALIPKLATEWDATPDAKTWVFKLRQGVEFHDGKTLTVEDVIASINHHRGEGSTSSAKSIVNAITTLRADGTDRVVIELSGGDADFPFKLSSFNFPIYAAREDGSLAFEEGVGVGAYRLVNFEPGVRADFEKNPNYWNEARGHFDSAELISIKDVTARTNALRTGAVDAIDRVELKTANLLKETDGIVVHEVEGKTHYTFPMHTNAAPFNDRHVRMAVKLGLDREAMLKTILFGHGQIGNDTPINAAYPFFNAELEQRSYDPDKAKWHLKQAGHDSLDLTLSASDAAFAGAVDAAVLYKEQARDAGLNITVVREPTDGYWSDVWMKKPWCACYWPGYATPDSIFTQAYAAGASWNDTFWDNGRFNELLVAARSELDQTRRADLYGEMQTLVRDDGGTVVPFFANDVFAVSEKVGTGALSNNYEVDGRLFLERWWLNDA, from the coding sequence ATGTCCCTAAAGACTTCGCCACTCTACCTGCCATCCCGGCGTCCTGCCACGATCACCCGCCGTTCATTCATGCAAACCAGCCTTGCGGCCTGCTCCGCCACGGCGGTTGGCCTTGTCTCGGCCAGCCGCGCCGCCACTGCGAGCCCGGTCAAGGGGGGCCATTTCCGCTTTGGCTTTGGCCACGGCAGCACCACCGATGTGCTCGATCCCGGCAAAGTTCTGAACGGCCTGCTCTCTGCCACGCATTACGCCGTCACCAATACACTCACCGAAGTGGACACCGACGGCGCGCTCATCCCGAAACTTGCGACCGAATGGGATGCCACGCCTGACGCAAAGACATGGGTATTCAAGCTGCGTCAGGGGGTGGAGTTCCACGACGGTAAGACGCTCACCGTCGAGGATGTCATCGCCTCCATCAATCACCATCGCGGCGAGGGCTCGACCTCCTCCGCCAAGAGCATCGTAAACGCCATCACCACGCTGCGCGCCGATGGCACCGACAGGGTCGTCATAGAGTTGAGCGGGGGGGATGCGGATTTCCCGTTCAAGCTCAGCAGTTTCAACTTCCCGATCTATGCAGCAAGGGAGGATGGCAGCCTCGCCTTTGAAGAGGGCGTGGGCGTGGGCGCTTACAGGCTGGTCAATTTCGAGCCGGGCGTGCGCGCGGATTTCGAGAAAAACCCCAATTACTGGAATGAGGCGCGCGGCCATTTTGACAGTGCCGAGCTGATCTCCATCAAGGATGTGACCGCCCGCACCAACGCCTTGCGCACCGGGGCCGTCGACGCAATCGACCGTGTCGAACTGAAAACGGCCAACCTGCTGAAGGAAACGGATGGCATCGTCGTTCACGAGGTGGAGGGCAAGACACATTACACCTTCCCGATGCACACAAACGCGGCACCGTTCAATGACAGGCATGTCCGCATGGCCGTGAAGCTCGGGCTGGATCGCGAAGCGATGCTGAAGACCATTCTTTTCGGCCACGGTCAAATCGGCAATGACACACCGATCAACGCCGCCTACCCGTTTTTCAACGCCGAACTGGAACAGCGCAGCTACGACCCCGACAAGGCGAAATGGCACTTGAAGCAGGCCGGTCACGACAGCCTCGACCTGACCCTGAGCGCCTCGGATGCCGCGTTTGCAGGCGCCGTCGATGCCGCCGTGCTATACAAGGAACAGGCGCGCGATGCCGGTCTGAACATTACCGTGGTGCGCGAACCTACCGACGGGTACTGGTCAGACGTCTGGATGAAGAAGCCGTGGTGTGCCTGCTACTGGCCGGGCTATGCAACTCCCGACAGCATCTTCACCCAAGCCTATGCCGCTGGGGCGTCATGGAATGACACGTTCTGGGACAACGGACGTTTCAACGAACTGCTCGTTGCCGCCCGCTCGGAACTGGATCAGACCCGCCGTGCGGACCTTTATGGCGAGATGCAGACCCTTGTCCGCGATGATGGCGGCACGGTCGTCCCGTTCTTTGCAAACGATGTCTTTGCCGTCTCCGAAAAGGTCGGCACCGGTGCACTGTCAAATAACTACGAAGTCGACGGTCGGCTTTTCCTCGAACGTTGGTGGCTGAACGACGCGTGA
- a CDS encoding DUF1772 domain-containing protein — protein MSPLVFMLLQLSILAYAIVGGVFLAFSDFIMRSLAHTGGVGGVDAMQVINREVFRWVFMALFLGMAVVSVFILVYGAMHLTGVSGKLIMLGALLYLVGCFAVTAVFNVPMNEALADMDLSADATRDYWIGTYLPRWTMWNTVRTLACALAAATMLFGVVALAQSQS, from the coding sequence ATGTCTCCCCTTGTTTTCATGCTGCTACAGCTTTCGATCCTCGCCTACGCCATTGTTGGCGGTGTCTTTCTGGCCTTTTCTGACTTTATCATGCGCTCACTTGCTCATACCGGCGGTGTGGGCGGTGTGGATGCCATGCAGGTTATCAATCGGGAAGTCTTTCGCTGGGTGTTCATGGCCCTGTTTCTCGGGATGGCCGTTGTATCGGTCTTCATCCTTGTCTATGGCGCCATGCACCTGACCGGCGTATCGGGAAAACTCATCATGCTTGGCGCCCTGCTGTATCTTGTTGGGTGTTTCGCAGTCACCGCCGTCTTCAACGTACCCATGAACGAGGCGCTTGCCGATATGGATTTGTCGGCGGATGCGACCCGGGACTACTGGATCGGCACCTATCTGCCACGCTGGACCATGTGGAACACGGTACGCACACTTGCCTGTGCGTTGGCCGCGGCAACGATGCTCTTCGGGGTCGTCGCGCTTGCACAGTCTCAATCTTGA
- a CDS encoding ABC transporter permease, with translation MTQRARNWLLVAPAGAWLIVMLVLPLSVVFVFSFGERAPSGGYVPAFTFEQYANLPARLTAFQNTLILAPLGTLAALLIAYPLAYQLAVRTSEKWKTLLLVLVIVPFWTSILIRSYAWIYILGGRGIPALLENFGLDDVRLIYTPFAVLIGIVYGYLPLMVFPIYVALDRLDKRLLEASADLGARPMTTFFRVTLPMSVSGIATGCMLVFILLMGEFLIPALLGGGKVFFVGNALVDLFLQSRNWAYGSAVAMMLIIIMLVTVTIYMRLIAKLNVQRDDVALM, from the coding sequence ATGACGCAACGCGCACGAAACTGGCTTTTGGTGGCCCCGGCGGGCGCCTGGCTGATCGTGATGCTCGTGCTGCCGCTCTCGGTTGTTTTTGTATTCAGCTTTGGAGAGCGGGCGCCTTCCGGTGGTTACGTGCCCGCTTTCACGTTTGAGCAATATGCCAACCTGCCCGCACGCCTGACGGCGTTTCAGAACACTCTGATCCTCGCCCCGCTCGGCACCCTGGCGGCACTTCTGATCGCTTATCCGCTGGCCTATCAGCTTGCGGTACGCACAAGCGAAAAGTGGAAGACGCTCTTGCTCGTCCTGGTCATCGTCCCTTTCTGGACGTCGATCCTGATCCGAAGCTATGCCTGGATCTACATTCTGGGAGGGCGTGGCATCCCTGCGCTTCTCGAAAATTTCGGGCTCGATGACGTGCGCCTGATCTACACACCCTTCGCCGTGCTGATCGGCATAGTCTACGGCTATCTTCCGCTGATGGTCTTTCCGATCTATGTCGCGCTCGACCGGCTGGACAAACGCCTGCTCGAAGCCTCTGCCGACCTCGGTGCGCGCCCGATGACGACCTTTTTCCGGGTCACGCTGCCTATGTCGGTCTCGGGTATTGCCACGGGCTGTATGCTGGTCTTCATCCTGCTCATGGGCGAGTTTCTGATCCCCGCACTCCTGGGCGGCGGCAAGGTCTTCTTCGTTGGCAACGCGCTGGTCGATCTGTTCCTGCAATCGCGCAACTGGGCCTATGGATCCGCAGTCGCCATGATGCTGATCATCATCATGCTCGTCACCGTCACCATTTACATGCGTCTGATCGCGAAGCTGAATGTGCAGCGCGACGACGTGGCGCTGATGTGA
- a CDS encoding TetR/AcrR family transcriptional regulator, with amino-acid sequence MPIASKLKPEKRPRTHPEINEYRRRTLIEGALRSLAEHGVSGTTVSTISKSAGASRGLLGHYFENKDEVMVAALEYLFGRIAETVRAVVETTEGATNKLLAVPASLFSAATFTELNRTAFLALWHETRFNAKVRAANRRLYRDYIIRMELLVRAAAEEQGVKIDARQVALTFIALSDGLWLGLSIHDDVLTGDQAVAICQGHIKRELGIP; translated from the coding sequence TTGCCAATCGCCTCCAAACTCAAGCCTGAAAAACGGCCCAGAACGCATCCGGAAATCAATGAATACAGGCGTAGAACGCTGATCGAAGGGGCTTTGCGATCCCTGGCCGAACATGGCGTTTCTGGAACGACCGTTTCGACAATCAGCAAGTCGGCTGGCGCGTCGCGCGGGCTGCTGGGCCACTATTTCGAAAACAAGGATGAGGTGATGGTGGCCGCGCTCGAATACCTCTTCGGCCGAATCGCAGAGACGGTGCGGGCGGTGGTCGAAACCACGGAAGGTGCCACCAACAAGCTTCTCGCTGTGCCCGCCTCGCTGTTTTCTGCGGCAACGTTTACCGAGCTCAACCGCACCGCCTTCCTTGCGCTGTGGCACGAAACACGTTTCAACGCCAAGGTTCGGGCGGCCAACCGGCGGCTTTACCGGGATTACATCATCAGGATGGAATTGCTCGTACGTGCGGCGGCTGAAGAGCAGGGCGTAAAGATCGACGCCCGTCAGGTTGCGTTGACCTTTATCGCCCTGTCTGACGGGCTTTGGCTTGGTCTTTCGATCCACGATGATGTGTTGACCGGCGACCAGGCGGTCGCGATTTGCCAGGGCCATATCAAGCGGGAGTTGGGCATCCCTTAA
- a CDS encoding ABC transporter substrate-binding protein: MKDHISKKKFMEELRRYQKGSVTRRHFLGVTGLGAATAVLGSAVPGLRATPAMAQDIGDRVVLATWPNYHDQANFDMFTDQTGAFLQVNVFGSNEEMLAKLQAGGSGWDVYVPTNYTITTYVEEDLIEPLDLSKLPNYDPAAFDPRFSDAGIVDGVVYAVPKNWGTTGMAINTSHNGGAPFTSWKEFFDRTMDDFSGRTMVHDYQLTTIGAALNYHGYSFNSVDEAELADAEKLLIDVKPHLFAISSDYQPAMRSGDAWLTICWTGDGKQLNTDIPEIAFALGKEGGELWSDYYAIPKGAPHMEAAYALINFMLDPEVNAREVLAHGYPVADSRTNALLPEEILNDPILYPAAELLDALEFGAAATLTDPNRAELLARFKSA; the protein is encoded by the coding sequence ATGAAAGATCACATTTCCAAGAAAAAGTTCATGGAAGAATTGCGCCGCTATCAGAAAGGGTCCGTCACGCGGCGGCACTTCCTCGGGGTGACCGGGCTTGGTGCCGCGACCGCCGTTCTGGGATCGGCCGTGCCCGGATTGCGCGCCACCCCCGCCATGGCCCAGGATATCGGTGACCGCGTGGTTCTGGCCACCTGGCCGAACTATCACGACCAGGCGAATTTCGATATGTTCACGGATCAGACCGGCGCGTTCCTGCAGGTCAACGTCTTTGGTTCAAACGAGGAAATGCTGGCCAAGCTGCAGGCGGGCGGTAGCGGCTGGGATGTGTATGTCCCCACCAACTACACGATCACGACATATGTCGAAGAAGATCTGATCGAGCCGTTGGATCTGTCGAAACTGCCAAACTATGACCCCGCGGCCTTCGATCCGCGCTTCTCGGATGCGGGGATCGTCGACGGCGTGGTCTATGCGGTGCCGAAGAACTGGGGCACCACCGGCATGGCGATCAACACCAGCCATAACGGCGGCGCGCCCTTCACGTCGTGGAAGGAATTCTTTGATCGCACGATGGACGACTTCTCGGGCCGGACGATGGTGCACGACTACCAGCTCACCACAATCGGTGCGGCGTTGAACTATCACGGCTACTCCTTCAACTCCGTCGACGAGGCGGAACTGGCCGATGCCGAAAAACTGCTGATCGACGTGAAGCCGCATCTCTTTGCGATTTCTTCGGACTATCAGCCGGCAATGCGGTCGGGCGATGCCTGGCTCACCATCTGCTGGACCGGCGACGGCAAACAGCTCAACACCGACATCCCCGAAATCGCCTTTGCCCTCGGCAAGGAAGGCGGCGAGCTGTGGAGCGACTACTACGCGATCCCGAAAGGCGCGCCGCACATGGAGGCCGCCTATGCGCTGATCAACTTCATGCTTGATCCGGAAGTGAATGCACGCGAGGTGCTCGCTCATGGCTATCCGGTGGCCGACAGCCGCACCAATGCGCTCCTGCCCGAAGAGATTCTGAACGATCCGATCCTCTATCCGGCGGCAGAACTTCTTGATGCGCTGGAGTTCGGCGCGGCTGCCACACTCACCGACCCGAACCGTGCCGAGTTGCTGGCACGCTTCAAATCCGCCTGA
- a CDS encoding ABC transporter permease, with amino-acid sequence MRIYALCVYIFLYTPIAIIALFSFSAGRSASQFEGFSTKWYGRALNNPFVMDALGNSLLVAFVSATLASILGTLAAVGLQGIRGPARAFFDALIYIAVMIPGIVIGIATLIALVTVFDLVNPWLAAIWSEADRAPALSMGIGSLIAAHTMFTLALVIIIIRARLASLEGALSEASADLYATPLGTFRQVTLPLIAPAILAGFLLSFTFSFDDFIIAFFVAGSETTLPIYIFSSIRRGITPEVNAIGTMVMVASLILLVIAQIILRRGNKARR; translated from the coding sequence ATGCGGATTTATGCGCTTTGCGTCTATATCTTTCTTTACACACCGATCGCGATCATCGCGCTGTTCAGCTTCAGCGCGGGCCGCAGCGCAAGCCAGTTCGAAGGCTTTTCAACCAAATGGTATGGCCGTGCGCTGAACAATCCCTTTGTCATGGACGCGCTCGGCAACAGCCTCCTGGTGGCCTTTGTCTCGGCCACACTGGCGAGCATTCTGGGCACCCTGGCGGCGGTCGGTCTGCAGGGCATCCGGGGGCCTGCACGCGCTTTCTTCGACGCGTTGATCTACATTGCCGTGATGATCCCTGGCATCGTGATTGGCATTGCGACCCTGATCGCACTCGTCACGGTCTTCGATCTTGTCAATCCGTGGCTCGCCGCCATCTGGTCCGAGGCAGACCGCGCCCCCGCCTTGTCGATGGGCATCGGCTCGCTCATCGCGGCGCACACGATGTTCACACTGGCGCTGGTGATCATCATCATCCGCGCGCGCCTGGCCAGCCTCGAAGGCGCGCTGAGCGAGGCGTCGGCGGACCTTTACGCGACACCTCTCGGCACCTTCCGGCAAGTGACCCTGCCGCTCATCGCACCTGCTATTCTGGCTGGCTTCCTGCTCAGCTTCACCTTCAGTTTTGACGATTTCATCATCGCCTTTTTCGTTGCGGGGTCCGAGACAACGCTGCCCATTTATATTTTCTCTTCCATTCGTCGCGGCATAACGCCCGAGGTCAACGCCATCGGAACGATGGTCATGGTGGCTTCGCTGATCCTGCTGGTGATTGCACAAATCATCCTGCGCCGCGGCAACAAGGCGCGACGTTGA
- a CDS encoding DUF4345 domain-containing protein produces the protein MSVIGLEKMALGISGLTAVGIGVVILAAPHAFFASYGITVGDDPGLLSELRASAAGLAAFGVLMLLGIWRITIKPVSKIAALTVFLAFPVGRLIGLIVDGVPPTPIIGALMFELAVAALCIVAFSRRSEPVHASLSGSRTER, from the coding sequence ATGTCCGTGATCGGTCTTGAAAAAATGGCTCTGGGCATCTCTGGTCTGACAGCTGTCGGAATAGGCGTCGTCATTCTGGCGGCACCCCACGCCTTTTTTGCCAGCTACGGCATCACTGTTGGAGATGACCCCGGCTTGTTGAGCGAATTACGCGCGTCGGCGGCGGGCCTCGCGGCGTTCGGTGTCCTGATGTTGCTGGGCATTTGGCGCATCACGATCAAACCGGTGTCAAAGATTGCGGCGTTGACTGTGTTCCTCGCCTTCCCTGTGGGCCGATTGATCGGTCTGATCGTCGATGGTGTGCCGCCAACCCCGATCATCGGCGCGCTGATGTTTGAGCTGGCCGTCGCGGCGCTCTGCATCGTCGCCTTCAGTCGCCGCTCAGAGCCGGTGCACGCATCGCTTTCCGGTTCTCGCACCGAACGTTGA
- a CDS encoding HalD/BesD family halogenase, which produces MKPEDVVNLDLYPITEQESPECKALIARLKRELEENQYVSLPDFIRPEAREKAVADALAALPSAHHNSSNRNCYLQRSGDPALPDDHPRNIMLEASTRMLAYDRFPDDCPVKTLYHWAPVRDMVAGIVGSETLYDNEDPCQPVNLLCYQTGDRSAWHFDSVNAFTMTLMLQASEAGGDFEIVPHTRSDDDQNYDYVRRVLTGQCAEDAVSVARAAGSLCIFRGCNSLHRVSPVEGDAMRIMGVFVYEREPGVVGDPEVNATVYGRDCAPA; this is translated from the coding sequence ATGAAACCGGAAGACGTGGTGAACCTTGACCTCTACCCCATCACCGAACAGGAAAGCCCGGAGTGCAAGGCGCTGATTGCACGCCTCAAGCGCGAGCTTGAAGAAAACCAATATGTCTCGCTGCCCGATTTCATCAGGCCCGAGGCACGCGAAAAGGCCGTGGCCGATGCCTTGGCGGCCCTGCCCAGCGCCCATCACAACAGCTCGAATCGCAACTGTTATCTGCAGCGGTCTGGCGACCCCGCGCTGCCCGACGATCATCCCCGCAACATCATGCTTGAAGCCAGCACAAGGATGCTGGCTTATGACAGGTTCCCCGATGATTGCCCTGTAAAGACGCTTTATCACTGGGCGCCTGTGCGCGATATGGTGGCCGGGATTGTCGGTTCCGAAACCCTCTACGACAACGAGGACCCCTGCCAGCCGGTCAACCTGCTTTGCTATCAGACCGGCGACCGGTCGGCCTGGCATTTTGATTCCGTGAATGCCTTCACGATGACGCTGATGCTGCAGGCATCGGAGGCCGGAGGCGATTTCGAAATAGTTCCGCACACCCGCAGCGACGACGACCAGAATTACGACTATGTCCGGCGCGTTCTGACCGGCCAATGCGCGGAAGATGCGGTCTCGGTCGCTCGGGCGGCAGGGTCGCTGTGCATATTCAGAGGCTGCAATTCGCTTCACCGCGTCTCACCGGTGGAAGGCGACGCCATGCGGATCATGGGGGTCTTTGTCTATGAACGCGAACCCGGCGTCGTCGGAGACCCGGAGGTTAACGCAACCGTCTACGGGCGCGACTGCGCTCCGGCGTGA